The Pseudodesulfovibrio sediminis genome includes the window GTTGCGTGCCAGATGTTTGTCCGGGAGGAAGAGGACGCCGTCCCCCTGTTTCAACGCCCAGGCAAGCATGGTTTTGGCGTTGGCCGAAGTGCAGACCGAGCCGCCGTATTCGCCGACAACGCCTTTTACGGCTGCCGAGGAGTTGACGTAGGTGAGAGGGATGATATTGCGCCCGTTCTTTTGCAGGATATCGAGTACATTTCTTACACGTCCGGCTTCGGCCATGTCTGCCATGGGGCAGGTGGCGGTCGTGTCCGGAATGTGGATTTTCTGGCCTTCACGGCTGAGTGTGGCCGCAGATTCGGCCATGAAATAGACGCCGCAGAAGACGATGTGTTCGGCGTCGAGGCTGTCGATTTTGCGCGAGAGTTCCAGAGAGTCGCCACGGATGTCAGCGAACTGTATGACTTCGTCGGACTGGTAGTGGTGACCGAGAATGGCCAGGGAGTCCCCCATGGAGGCCTTGATTCGTTTTATGGTGTCAGCAGGGTTTTCCACAGTGTTCCTCTTTATCCTAAAGGTACGAATTGCATACTGAAATCAGCAAATGGTGCCGAATGAGTCAATTTGCCTACAGAAATATAATTTGCGCCAAGTTCCGCTTTTTCCCTGATGTTTTCAAGGCTTACATTGCCGCTGATTTCGGTTTCGATTGAGTCCGGTACGATACCGAGCGCCTTGGTGATGGTCGCGGCGTCCATGTTGTCGAACATGATACGTTTGATTGCGCATTGGCTGGCTTCTTCAACTTCTTCGAGAGTGCGGCATTCGACTTCAATGGGAGGGCAGGGCTTGTGGACTGTCTGCAATTGGTGGACAGCCTGAGTGATCGAGCCGGCACGGTCAATGTGGTTGTCCTTGAGCATGAGCATGTCAGACAGGGTCAGCCGATGGTTTTTTCCCCCTCCGGCGAGCACTGCGTATTTTTCCGGGAAACGGAGCCCCGGGAGTGTTTTGCGTGTGTCCAGCAACTGTGTCTTGGTGTCTTTGATGGCATCCACATACTGTGCGGTCAGATTCGCTATCCCGGACAGGTGGCAGAGGAAGTTCATGATGACTCGTTCCGCCTTGAGTAACTGGGTGGCCGGACCTTGCAGAGCGGCCACCATGGTCCCCTCTGAGACTGTGTCGCCATCGTCCACATTGAGGTGGGCCTGACATTGGTCGCCACCGAACTCAAGGACAAGGGGAATAATGGGCAGACCGGCTACAACGGTCTTCTCTTTGGCAACGATCATTGCCTGCGCCATGTCATCCTCATTGAAAAGTCCGGTGCTGGTCAGATCAGAGGCGTCTTCAGCTAGAGCTATGCGTATCGTGGCCAGAAGAAACATCCTGGCTTCGGCTGTGAAAAAATCGTCGAAAGTGTTGGTAGACATAGTGTTAATCCGATTTTTATTGGGTAATAAATGGCAACTATAGTACGGAGATGTTTTCGTCAAGGAAAGCCGTAGTTGATGAAATATTTCACAACAATATAACGTGTGAATCAGGAGATTGCTTTGACCTTGATCGCTAATTGGGCTAGGGGTTTTGCCCATGAGTGTTAAAGAGGAAAGAGCCCCTTTCACGGGCGATGACAACGATACTCCGACCCTGGCAGAGATCGAAGCACAGCATCCGGCTGATGCGGCTGATACTATTGAAGGGCTGGATATTATTGATCAGGTAAAATTCATCAAGCAGCTTCCTATCAAGGATGCTGCCAAATCCATTGCGGAGATGGAAGACCTGGATCAGCAGGAGCTCATCACGAACCTGAATCGGGGATTGGCTGCTCGTATCCTTGAGCAGATGCGTCCCGATGACGCCACAGACCTTCTTGATGGTCTTCAGGATGACCTGCAGAAATCCCTCTTGAGTCGCATTGACGCTGAAGACAGGGCCGAACTCAAAACGCTGCTGACATTTGACCCCGATACCGCCGGCGGTGTCATGAACACCGAGGTGGTCATCCTCGATCAGGACCTCAATGCCGATCAGGCAGTGTCCAAGATCCGTGAAGAGGTAGAGGATAAGGAAATTCCTTATTATGCCTACCTCACGGACAAAAAAGATCGACTGGTTGGGGTTGTCTCCTTACGCGATATTCTTCTTGCGAAACGTGGCGTGATTCTCAAGGAACTCGTCAAGACGCAGAACCTCGTGACCGTCGGTTACAATATTGACAAGGAAGAAGTCGCCCACCTCATTGCTCACTATAATCTGCTTGCGCTCCCTGTTGTTGATTTCGGGAACCGGCTTCTTGGTGTTGTCACTGTTGACGATGTCATCGACATTATTCACGAAGAGGCTTCCGAGGATATGCAGGCCATGGTTGGTGCCGGTGCAGACGAAACCACGGATTCTCCGTGGCTGTACTCTGTGCGCATGCGTCTTCCCTGGCTCATCATCAACGTAATTTTTTCCGCTATTTCTGCGTGGGTCGTGCACCTTTTCGAAGGCAACATAACTCAAATGGCCGTACTTGCCGTACTCATGCCGGTTGTTGCCAACCAGGCCGGTAATACTGGACAGCAAGCGCTGGCCGTCATGATCCGTCAGTTGGCCATGGAACGTTTTGACAGAAAACGGGCGTGGCTGGCCGTGCTGCGCGAACTGCGTATAGGCTTGCTCAATGGTCTTATCATCTCGTCACTGGTCTTTTGTGCAGCGTTCGCGGTGACGGGTAAGTTGGGGTTGGCTTTGGTTATGTGTGGTGCGTTAGGAGTGGATATGGTTCTCGGAGCTTTTGCCGGAGCCTCAATCCCGTTGTTACTCAAGGAGTTGGGGCGTGACCCCGCTCAGGCTTCGAGTATTTTTCTGACAACCATAACCGACTCCATGGGATTCTTTTTCCTGCTCGGTTTGGCCGGGTTGGTCCTGCTTACCTGATGCAGGTTCTCGGCAGCCGGCAGCCTCAATTAATAAACGAACAGGGCCGTACCAGATTTCTGGTACGGCCCTGTTCGTTTATTGTCGTGGAGAGGGGAGAGGATTAGTCCAGCCCAAGTGAGGCGAGCAGGTCGTCCACATCACCCTGATTTGAGTCCTCAGTGGGGCCCATAAGCTTTGAGCTGGCCTGGTCCTTGGCATCCTTGGAAAGGGCCTCAAAGTCCTTCTCAGGCTCAACCTCGCGCTGTTGGATCATCAGACCCGTGGAGAGCATGACCTCTCTGACGATCTGTTCGATCTGACGGATTGAGTTGATGATTTTTTTGATGCGTTGACCGGTAAGGTCCTGGAAGCTGAGGGAGATCATGATATTGGACAAATCCATGCCGAGGGTGTCGTTAATGGATTTGAGCTTTTCGCGGTTGGACTTGGTCACGCCACCAGACTCGAACCCTTTGACTATGGATGCGACCGACCCTTGGAGTTCCTGGAGTTTCTCGACGATATCGATAATCTCAACAGCCGCTTTTTCAGTAGTCTGCAATACGGCGTCGAGTTGGTCGGACGTTTCCGAGAAGAATTCTTCGGGATCAATATCGGCTTGGATTTTGCGAATTTCCTTGCCGCCGCGAGCGGCTTTGACTTCCTGGTAGATTTGCTTCAGCCCACCCTGGAGGTCCTCATTGACCCGGCGGTAGAATTCTCCTTCCAGCAGTGCCGTGGAAAGGTTCTTGGCGATTTCCCGTTCAACTGATTTGGTGATGGCATCCTTCAGGCTCGTGACGAGCTGTTCGGAGACCTCGTTCATCAGTTCTTGTACCAATTCATCATTGCTGGTCATATCTGGGCTCCTGGGGCGTGACTATATTTTTGAATTGCGGATTTGTTCGCGTTGCTGCTTGAAGACAAATTGAACGATGGTTTCCATGTCCGAACCGCGCATATCCACGAATTCGAAACGGTACAGCCCCGTATCTTTTTCACGCTCCAAAATACGACCTTTCGTGCCGGCCATGGTCAGCGGAACCTGGTTGAGAGTGAGGATTATTTCTAGAGGAGCCTCCGATTCGAATGTTTCGGAGGAGCGGAACCGTATACCGGCACCCGATATTTCCACTACCTCTATTTCAATGGGAAAATCGGTCTGTATGTAATCCTTGCTCAACAGACCGATTACCTGGTCCAGCTTTCGGTCCATATCGATCAGAAAGGAGGTCACCTCATTGGGTAGCTTGCTCTTTTTGAAAAGCTCCTTGCGGGATGTGGTGGTATCCACATTGGCACCGGTGAAGAGCTGGGGAGAGTCAATGGAGTGCATAAGCCTGGCATTGGCTTTGAGCCTGACAGGAATGCGTGAGAATGATCGCTTTTCTTCACTCATAATGGACCCCGGGCAGTTTATTGCCTGTTGTTTTCATCCAGATCGAGAGTCATTGCTTTGACCGGACAGATTCGTGTGCACATGCCGCAAGCCGAACATTTGTCCACGTCAAAGATAATGGTCTTGTCTGATTTCTCGAGAGTCAGGGCATCAGTCGGACACATGGCAGTGCATACGCCACAGTGGATGCATGACTCTTCGTTTCTGAATATTTTGTGGGCGACAGGGGTGATCCTGACACCGTTTTCCTTGAGGTATCCGATTCCCCGATGGAATTCTTCTTCCAGGCCTGAGAGTTCCAGAGTCATGGTACCTTCATGGCGTGGGCTAATATCCGCTTTGAGAATATTGAAGCTCAAATCGTAGTTGCGGAGGAGATTGCACACAACCGGCCTGCCGGAGACTTCCGGAGGGAAGGAGAGATAGACTATTTTTCTGAAACCTTTGATTATTTCTTTCATTAGGACATCCTGATTGATGTATATGGCATAGTAGGGATGATCGCAATTATTTCATCTTGTCGAGAGTCCGCTTTGCCTGAGTGGCTTCAACAGACTTGGGGAACTTCTTGACGACTTCCTGCAAACGCATCTTCGCCAGTTCGGGCTTTTTCATGTAGCCCCATGAGTACCCGGACTTAAGCAGGGCTGCCTTGTACTTCGAGCTTTTTTGGTACTTTTCAATGACGTCTTCAAACAGAATGACCGCGCGGGCGTAGTCCTTGAGTTTGTAGTAACACTGTCCCTGCCAGAAGACGGCGCTGGGAGTGAAGGAGTGCTTTTTGAACGTATCGGTGAACTCGGCCCAGTAGGAACGTGCCTTTTCGTATTTGCCTTCCTTGTATAAGGTATACGCCTTGTTATAGAGAGCCTGGGCCGGATCGGCGTCTGCCGGAGGCGTTGCTTGAGCTGTCTGCTCTGTTGTGGAGCCAGCAGGAACCACGGCAGGCGTGGCCGTTGCCGCACCATTCTGCGTCGTCGGAGTGGCGGGTTGCAGGGCTGCGCGTTCATTCTTGGACTTGTCCAGATCAACCTGGAGTTCGTTTTCAATGGCAAAGGACAGGTCGTCCACTTGTTTTTTGAGAGCGTCCATGGTCACGCCAGACTCGGCCGTACCCAGCTGGGTGTCCATCCGTAAACTCATGTCATCCAACTGCCCATGGATCTGAGCAAGTTCGCTGCGTATGGCCTGTATGTCAGCCCACATGTCAGCAGATCGCTCCCGGATAGGGGAGTTGGATTTTTCTATTTCCTCTTTGAGAAGCATCTTGGATTCTTCCAATTCGCTTTCAAGCTGTTTGACCCTGTGCAGGTCTTGTTGTCGTTGTCCCTGCATGGCTTCGACTTCATTTCTGGTGGCGCAGCCAGCCAAAGCACATAAGGTGATGATAGCTAATACTGGTATGAACTTTTGAACTATTTTCTTCATTGAATTTTGCTCCCTCTATTTCTGCCTATGAAAAGGTAGGCGGTTGCTCCGAAAATGGGAATGAAAATACAAATCTGCATCCAAAGACTTTTCTCACTGGCTGATGCGAACGTTCGTTTCCAGACATCCAATATTGCCCAGACGCTGTATGAAAAGCAACAGCCGACCAGGACAAGGATGAGTGCCCATCCTGTCGTGGACAGAGCTGAAAAATCCGCAAACATAAACTCTCCTTTTACGGCTGGATTATTCCTGAGCCGTTTTGCGACTGAAGAACATGGACAGGAGGACACATCCGGCCCCCACGGTTAATGCACAGTCTGCGATATTAAAGGCGGGCCAATGATAGGTGCCCACATAAAAGTCTAAAAAGTCGATAACAGAACCGAGCCAGATACGATCAATGGCATTACCGACAGCGCCTCCGGCGATCATGCCCAGGCCGGAAATCATCCATGCGTCGTTATCCTTTACGGACCTGAGCATGTACCCGATGACGACGATGGCCACCAGGGAGACCGCAACGAACATGGGGCGTTGCCAATTGATTTTTTCATCGTCAAGAAAGCCCCACGCAGCACCCTTGTTGAGTACATGCACCAGGTTGAAAAGGCCGGGAATGACCTCTTTGCCTGTCCAGACTTCCATTACATTGAACACAGTCAACTTGGTGATCTGGTCAAGGGCAATGGTAGCCACCGCCCAGAGAGATGCCAGTGTATACCGGTTCATTGATTCGTTACCCCAGGGTTTTCAGGACCGCAGTGCAACGGGGACAGGCATCGGGGTAAGCCGGGTCGGTCCCGAGGTCTTCGCAGATGCGCCAGCACCGTTCACATTTTTCTCCAGTGGCCGGCTCAACGCTTATTTTGATGCTTTCCAGTTCTTCCGCCTGGAATGCGTCAGCAGGAGCCTTGTCCGTGTCGTCAAGGACCAACTTGGAGACGATGAAGAACTCCTTCGGGGCGATGTCGTCGGAGGCAACCAGCTTCTGTATTTCTTCAGGGGCAAACAGGGTGACCTGTGCGTCGAGGGATTTGCCTATGACGCGATCTTTGCGTTTGGGCTCAATGGCTTTGTTGACTTCACCACGGATGGTAACCAGCGATTCCCAGCGGGTGCGTTCTTCGTCGCTCATGTCCGTTGCATCTGGAGTAAAGCGGAGTGCGAACACTGTCTTGTCCTGAGGCAGGGCAGCCTTGATGGCCTCGGGGAGGTTCTGGAATGCTTCCTCTGCGGTGAAGGAGAGGATAGGAGCCATGTCCTGTAACAGCATAAGCAGAATCTGCCAGAGCACGGTCTGTGCAGAACGACGCTTGAGGCCGTTTTCTTCCTCGACGTAGAGTCGGTCCTTGAGGATATCAAGATAGAACGCGGACAGGTCGACGACACACAGATTGTGCAATGTGTGGTAAACCTTATGGAATTCGAATTTCGTGTAGGCTTTCTGAATGGCTTCATGATGACGGGCGACCATGTCCAGAGCATAGCGGTCCAGAGGCGGCATGTCGGCTACATCCACTTTGTTCTTGGGGTCGAAATCATTCAGGTTGGACAGCAGGTAACGGCAGGTGTTGCGGATGCGGCGGTAGGCGTCCACAAGCCTGTTCAGCGTCTCATCGGAGATACGGATATCTTCCTGGTAGTTGGAGGCTGACACCCACATGCGCAGGATCTCGGCTCCATATTTGTCTATGATCTCCTGAGGCGCGATGACATTGCCGATGGATTTGGACATCTTGCGACCTTCGGAGTCCACCACGTATCCGTGCGTCAGGACCGTCTTGTAGGGCGGTACTTCCCGTGTGCCCACAGAGGCGAGCAGAGAGGAATGGAACCAGCCGCGGTGCTGGTCAGAGCCTTCCAGGTAGAGATCAGCGGGGAATCGGGTCTCATTGCGCTGTTCGACAACGGCAGCAAAGCTGGTTCCTGAATCGAACCAGACGTCCAGAATGTCGGTTTCACGTTTCCAATGAGTGCCACCGCACTTCTTGCAAGTCAGCCCCTCGGGGACGATGTCCTCAAGCGGGGCTTCGAACCAATAGTCACAGCCTGTCTCATGTGCGGCATACTTGTCGCATAGGTCGTATACCCACTGGTGGTCGAACCATGTCTCGTCGCAATCTTCGCAGATCAGTGCAGAGATGGGGACGCCCCAGTTGCGCTGACGGGAGATACACCAGTCAGGGCGGTTGGCAACCATGTTGTAAATACGTTCTTCACCCCAGGACGGGACCCATTCGACTTCATTACGTATGGCGTTGAGCGAGCGCGAGCGCAGATCGTTTTCATCCATGCCCACGAACCATTGGGTGGTGGCGCGGAAGATGACAGGCTCCTTGCAGCGCCAGCAGTGGGGGTAGGAGTGGGTGATGTCTTCGGAAGCCATGAGGTTGCCGACTTCAGTCAGCTTTTCGATGACCTTGGGGTTGGCATCCCAGACGTTCAGA containing:
- the nadC gene encoding carboxylating nicotinate-nucleotide diphosphorylase, with product MSTNTFDDFFTAEARMFLLATIRIALAEDASDLTSTGLFNEDDMAQAMIVAKEKTVVAGLPIIPLVLEFGGDQCQAHLNVDDGDTVSEGTMVAALQGPATQLLKAERVIMNFLCHLSGIANLTAQYVDAIKDTKTQLLDTRKTLPGLRFPEKYAVLAGGGKNHRLTLSDMLMLKDNHIDRAGSITQAVHQLQTVHKPCPPIEVECRTLEEVEEASQCAIKRIMFDNMDAATITKALGIVPDSIETEISGNVSLENIREKAELGANYISVGKLTHSAPFADFSMQFVPLG
- the mgtE gene encoding magnesium transporter, which gives rise to MSVKEERAPFTGDDNDTPTLAEIEAQHPADAADTIEGLDIIDQVKFIKQLPIKDAAKSIAEMEDLDQQELITNLNRGLAARILEQMRPDDATDLLDGLQDDLQKSLLSRIDAEDRAELKTLLTFDPDTAGGVMNTEVVILDQDLNADQAVSKIREEVEDKEIPYYAYLTDKKDRLVGVVSLRDILLAKRGVILKELVKTQNLVTVGYNIDKEEVAHLIAHYNLLALPVVDFGNRLLGVVTVDDVIDIIHEEASEDMQAMVGAGADETTDSPWLYSVRMRLPWLIINVIFSAISAWVVHLFEGNITQMAVLAVLMPVVANQAGNTGQQALAVMIRQLAMERFDRKRAWLAVLRELRIGLLNGLIISSLVFCAAFAVTGKLGLALVMCGALGVDMVLGAFAGASIPLLLKELGRDPAQASSIFLTTITDSMGFFFLLGLAGLVLLT
- a CDS encoding protein phosphatase CheZ → MTSNDELVQELMNEVSEQLVTSLKDAITKSVEREIAKNLSTALLEGEFYRRVNEDLQGGLKQIYQEVKAARGGKEIRKIQADIDPEEFFSETSDQLDAVLQTTEKAAVEIIDIVEKLQELQGSVASIVKGFESGGVTKSNREKLKSINDTLGMDLSNIMISLSFQDLTGQRIKKIINSIRQIEQIVREVMLSTGLMIQQREVEPEKDFEALSKDAKDQASSKLMGPTEDSNQGDVDDLLASLGLD
- a CDS encoding PilZ domain-containing protein produces the protein MSEEKRSFSRIPVRLKANARLMHSIDSPQLFTGANVDTTTSRKELFKKSKLPNEVTSFLIDMDRKLDQVIGLLSKDYIQTDFPIEIEVVEISGAGIRFRSSETFESEAPLEIILTLNQVPLTMAGTKGRILEREKDTGLYRFEFVDMRGSDMETIVQFVFKQQREQIRNSKI
- a CDS encoding NIL domain-containing protein — its product is MKEIIKGFRKIVYLSFPPEVSGRPVVCNLLRNYDLSFNILKADISPRHEGTMTLELSGLEEEFHRGIGYLKENGVRITPVAHKIFRNEESCIHCGVCTAMCPTDALTLEKSDKTIIFDVDKCSACGMCTRICPVKAMTLDLDENNRQ
- a CDS encoding tetratricopeptide repeat protein, translating into MKKIVQKFIPVLAIITLCALAGCATRNEVEAMQGQRQQDLHRVKQLESELEESKMLLKEEIEKSNSPIRERSADMWADIQAIRSELAQIHGQLDDMSLRMDTQLGTAESGVTMDALKKQVDDLSFAIENELQVDLDKSKNERAALQPATPTTQNGAATATPAVVPAGSTTEQTAQATPPADADPAQALYNKAYTLYKEGKYEKARSYWAEFTDTFKKHSFTPSAVFWQGQCYYKLKDYARAVILFEDVIEKYQKSSKYKAALLKSGYSWGYMKKPELAKMRLQEVVKKFPKSVEATQAKRTLDKMK
- a CDS encoding PLD nuclease N-terminal domain-containing protein → MFADFSALSTTGWALILVLVGCCFSYSVWAILDVWKRTFASASEKSLWMQICIFIPIFGATAYLFIGRNRGSKIQ
- the lspA gene encoding signal peptidase II, whose product is MNRYTLASLWAVATIALDQITKLTVFNVMEVWTGKEVIPGLFNLVHVLNKGAAWGFLDDEKINWQRPMFVAVSLVAIVVIGYMLRSVKDNDAWMISGLGMIAGGAVGNAIDRIWLGSVIDFLDFYVGTYHWPAFNIADCALTVGAGCVLLSMFFSRKTAQE
- the ileS gene encoding isoleucine--tRNA ligase; this encodes MSDYKKTLLLPKTKFPMKANLKQREPETLKFWEETKAYDEMVAAGDAENEYVLHDGPPYANGHIHMGTALNKVLKDIVVKSRNMQGQKAQYVPGWDCHGLPIEHKVEQELKKKDKELDTLTIRKICRSYAAKWLDTQRKEFKRLGVLGVWDDPYMTMKPEYEAATARELGHFMEREGVVRGKKPIYWCCDCRTALAEAEVEYEDHTSPSIYVRFPLADENFKKIANVDVSKLFILIWTTTPWTIPDNMGVAVHPNFDYVLVEAAGNLYVLAEGLLEECTGRFGWDTPKVLATFSGAELEGLKAKHPIYDRVSQVVLADYVTLETGTGCVHTAPGHGREDFETGLKYGLEVYSPMNDRGEFLEEVEHFAGLNVWDANPKVIEKLTEVGNLMASEDITHSYPHCWRCKEPVIFRATTQWFVGMDENDLRSRSLNAIRNEVEWVPSWGEERIYNMVANRPDWCISRQRNWGVPISALICEDCDETWFDHQWVYDLCDKYAAHETGCDYWFEAPLEDIVPEGLTCKKCGGTHWKRETDILDVWFDSGTSFAAVVEQRNETRFPADLYLEGSDQHRGWFHSSLLASVGTREVPPYKTVLTHGYVVDSEGRKMSKSIGNVIAPQEIIDKYGAEILRMWVSASNYQEDIRISDETLNRLVDAYRRIRNTCRYLLSNLNDFDPKNKVDVADMPPLDRYALDMVARHHEAIQKAYTKFEFHKVYHTLHNLCVVDLSAFYLDILKDRLYVEEENGLKRRSAQTVLWQILLMLLQDMAPILSFTAEEAFQNLPEAIKAALPQDKTVFALRFTPDATDMSDEERTRWESLVTIRGEVNKAIEPKRKDRVIGKSLDAQVTLFAPEEIQKLVASDDIAPKEFFIVSKLVLDDTDKAPADAFQAEELESIKISVEPATGEKCERCWRICEDLGTDPAYPDACPRCTAVLKTLG